The Meriones unguiculatus strain TT.TT164.6M chromosome 1, Bangor_MerUng_6.1, whole genome shotgun sequence genome has a segment encoding these proteins:
- the Pdcd4 gene encoding programmed cell death protein 4, with protein MDVENEQILNVNPTDPDNLSDSLFSGDEENTGTEEIKNEINGNWISASSINEARINAKAKRRLRKNSSRDSGRGDSVSDNGSEAIRSGITVPTSPKGRLLDRRSRSGKGRGLPKKGGAGGKGVWGPPGQVYDVEEVDVKDPNYDDDQENCVYETVVLPLDETAFEKTLTPIIQEYFEHGDTNEVAEMLRDLNLGEMKSGVPVLAVSLALEGKASHREMTSKLLSDLCGTVMSTNDVEKSFDKLLKDLPELALDTPRAPQLVGQFIARAVGDGILCNTYIDSYKGTVDCVQARAALDKATVLLSMSKGGKRKDSVWGCGGGQQSVNHLVKEIDMLLKEYLLSGDVSEAEHCLKELEVPHFHHELVYEAIVMVLESTGESAFKMILGLLKSLWKSSTITVDQMKRGYERIYNEIPDINLDVPHSYSVLERFVEECFQAGIISKQLRDLCPSRGRKRFVSEGDGGRLKPESY; from the exons ATGGATGTAGAAAATGAGCAGATACTGAATGTAAACCCTACTG atcCTGATAATTTAAGTGACTCTCTCTTTTCTGGTGATGAAGAAAATACTGGCACTGAGGAAATAAAGAATGAGATAAATGGAAATTGGATTTCTGCATCCTCTATTAATGAAGCTAGAATTAATGCTAAGGCAAAAAGACGACTACGGAAAAACTCCTCCCGGGACTCTGGCAGAGGCGATTCAGTCAGCGATAATGGCAGCGAAGCAATTAGAAGTGGAATAACTGTGCCCACCAGTCCAAAAGGAAGGTTGCTAGATAGGCGTTCCAGATCTGGGAAAGGAAGGGGGCTGCCAAAGAAAG GTGGTGCAGGAGGCAAGGGTGTCTGGGGTCCACCTGGACAGGTGTATGATGTGGAGGAGGTGGATGTGAAAGATCCAAACTATGATGATGACCAG GAGAACTGTGTTTATGAAACTGTAGTTTTGCCTCTGGATGAGACAGCATTTGAGAAGACTTTAACACCAATTATACAGGAGTATTTTGAGCATGGAGATACGAATGAAGTTGCG GAGATGTTAAGAGATTTAAACCTTGGTGAAATGAAAAGTGGAGTGCCAGTGTTGGCAGTATCCTTAGCATTGGAGGGGAAGGCCAGTCACCGAGAAATGACATCCAAGCTGCTGTCTGACCTTTGTGGGACAGTAATGAGTACAAATGATGTGGAAAAATCATTTGATAAGTTGTTGAAGGATCTGCCTGAATTAGCATTGGATACCCCTAGAGCACCACAG TTGGTGGGTCAGTTTATTGCGAGAGCTGTTGGAgatggaatcttatgtaatacCTATATTGATAGTTACAAAGGAACTGTAGATTGTGTACAGGCTAG AGCTGCTCTGGATAAGGCTACTGTGCTCCTGAGTATGTCTAAAGGTGGAAAGCGCAAAGACAGTGTGTGGGGGTGTGGAGGTGGGCAGCAGTCTGTCAATCACCTGGTCAAAGAG ATTGATATGCTGCTTAAGGAGTATTTACTCTCTGGAGATGTATCTGAAGCTGAACACTGCCTGAAGGAACTGGAAGTACCTCATTTTCACCATGAGCTTGTATATGAG GCCATTGTAATGGTTTTAGAGTCAACTGGAGAAAGTGCATTCAAGATGATCTTAGGTTTATTAAAATCCTTGTGGAAGTCGTCTACCATCACCGTAGACCAAATGAAAAGA GGTTATGAAAGAATTTACAATGAAATTCCAGATATTAATCTGGATGTCCCACACTCATACTCTGTGCTTGAGAGATTTGTGGAGGAATGTTTTCAGGCTGGAATCATTTCCAAACAACTTCGAGATCTTTGTCCATCAAG